A single region of the bacterium genome encodes:
- a CDS encoding cyclic nucleotide-binding domain-containing protein gives MIQIGEILKQVPFFRSLGRESIDFITEKLKFKQFKSNSTICKTGDPGDKMYIVLSGKVAVTATNGEILAHIGAGNYFGEMSLLTGEPRSATVNAAEDTETFVLEKDDFDVILEKYPSISIAMSKIMSQRLRDTNAVVSEKAKQIKSGAPAGPSGSLKDKHITEVIGFCESNSLTGTLEVTHESDTAVITYDKGVLQNIKLKNFNDDEALDQMMSWEDGQFVIKPKIISFEGSKDKQAEITPAKKIGSILVINHSMVVRKVIEKNLSSLGHTVKTVDSITEGIASLKSLKPDVIISDFKYDEISGYEFCQQIRENSTNNAIPFIFITDSNIDSDVVKQLKTVANSAIVDSQDVNHMAATVEKMLG, from the coding sequence ATGATTCAAATTGGCGAGATTCTCAAACAGGTTCCTTTCTTTCGCTCTCTGGGCCGCGAGAGCATTGACTTCATTACTGAAAAGCTGAAATTTAAACAATTCAAGTCCAATAGTACGATTTGTAAAACGGGCGATCCGGGCGACAAGATGTACATCGTGCTGAGCGGGAAAGTGGCAGTGACGGCCACCAATGGCGAAATACTGGCTCATATCGGCGCCGGAAATTATTTCGGGGAAATGTCCCTTTTGACGGGCGAACCGCGATCCGCTACTGTGAATGCGGCTGAAGACACGGAAACTTTTGTTCTGGAAAAAGATGATTTTGACGTAATTCTCGAGAAGTATCCCTCGATCTCCATAGCCATGAGCAAAATCATGAGCCAGCGTCTTCGCGATACGAATGCAGTCGTCTCGGAAAAAGCAAAACAGATCAAGTCAGGCGCACCGGCAGGTCCTTCCGGCAGTTTAAAAGACAAACATATCACGGAAGTCATCGGTTTTTGCGAATCCAATTCTCTCACCGGAACGCTGGAAGTAACTCACGAAAGCGACACGGCGGTCATCACGTATGATAAAGGCGTTTTGCAGAATATTAAATTGAAAAATTTTAATGACGATGAGGCGCTCGACCAGATGATGAGTTGGGAAGACGGCCAATTTGTCATCAAGCCGAAGATCATTTCTTTTGAAGGTTCAAAGGACAAGCAGGCTGAAATAACTCCGGCGAAAAAGATAGGCTCTATTTTGGTGATCAATCACAGCATGGTCGTGCGGAAAGTCATCGAGAAAAATCTGTCAAGTCTCGGTCATACAGTGAAGACGGTCGATAGTATCACCGAAGGCATTGCATCGCTGAAAAGCTTAAAACCCGATGTGATCATCTCGGATTTTAAATACGATGAAATTTCCGGCTATGAATTCTGTCAGCAGATTCGTGAGAACTCAACGAATAATGCCATTCCGTTTATATTCATTACCGATTCCAATATTGACTCTGATGTAGTGAAGCAGCTCAAAACAGTGGCTAATTCTGCGATAGTCGACTCTCAGGATGTAAATCACATGGCGGCGACAGTGGAGAAAATGCTCGGGTAG
- a CDS encoding dipeptide epimerase, with protein MQLSYELKTLRLLHPFILSDSRIEAKDVIIVRIEHEGITGIGESSPSRYYGEPPESVLECLAKAAVLLSQFKDPSAIDDIMQLLRQYFPENTSARSGIDIALHDWVGKKLQMPLYKFLGLNEAKTPLTSFTIGIDELSVIEKKIHEAESYPILKIKLGVGEQDFEIIRAIRKVTDKTLRVDVNEGWNREEAALKIDRLAREEVELIEQPLPKENYDDMIWLKQRSVLPLFADESVKTNEDISALQECFHGINIKLDKCGGLREALRMIKTARKHELKIMLGCMIQTAIGTTAAAHISPMADVADLDGHLLLADQSFKGMEIKNGKIILNDKYGIGILE; from the coding sequence ATGCAGCTGAGTTATGAACTAAAAACCCTGCGCCTGCTTCATCCTTTCATTCTCTCCGATTCCCGCATCGAAGCTAAAGACGTTATCATAGTCCGAATTGAACACGAAGGCATCACCGGAATAGGTGAGTCTTCGCCTTCGCGATATTACGGAGAACCGCCGGAAAGCGTGTTGGAATGTCTTGCCAAAGCGGCTGTCCTGCTAAGCCAATTCAAAGACCCATCTGCGATCGATGATATCATGCAATTGCTCCGACAGTATTTTCCGGAAAACACTTCTGCGCGATCAGGAATTGATATCGCACTTCACGACTGGGTAGGAAAGAAGCTGCAAATGCCTCTGTATAAATTTCTTGGACTGAATGAAGCAAAAACCCCCTTAACCTCTTTTACAATCGGTATTGACGAACTAAGCGTAATTGAAAAAAAAATTCACGAAGCAGAATCCTATCCCATTCTCAAAATAAAACTGGGCGTGGGCGAACAGGATTTTGAGATTATTAGAGCCATTCGAAAAGTTACCGACAAAACACTTCGTGTGGATGTAAATGAAGGATGGAACAGGGAAGAAGCCGCGCTTAAGATCGACCGGTTAGCGCGAGAAGAAGTCGAGTTGATTGAACAACCTTTGCCGAAAGAAAACTATGACGATATGATCTGGCTCAAGCAAAGATCCGTGTTACCGTTATTTGCAGATGAAAGCGTCAAGACAAACGAAGACATTTCAGCGCTGCAGGAGTGTTTTCACGGGATTAACATTAAGCTCGATAAATGCGGAGGATTACGCGAAGCCCTGAGAATGATCAAAACTGCGCGTAAACATGAGCTGAAGATCATGCTGGGATGTATGATCCAGACAGCCATTGGCACGACCGCCGCTGCGCATATATCGCCGATGGCGGATGTTGCAGACCTGGACGGACATCTATTATTGGCAGACCAATCCTTTAAGGGCATGGAAATCAAAAACGGGAAAATTATTTTGAATGATAAATACGGAATCGGTATATTGGAATAG
- a CDS encoding site-2 protease family protein yields MIELVFLPVLIFAVVIHECAHGLVAKWCGDDTADREGRITLNPIKHIDLWGTIIIPVMLAVTNAGILFGWAKPVPVNPNNFKNYRRDDIYVSMAGPASNFILAFISALLIVIISLVFQSISPTSQTSVQMTEFALEFMKYSIQINLILALFNLFPIPPLDGSHVVASLLPPHLGDQYRSLGFMGMFILVAMMALGIIGRVMSPIFAFLLGLLNSLIVGLLN; encoded by the coding sequence TTGATTGAATTAGTTTTTTTGCCGGTGTTAATATTTGCCGTTGTGATTCATGAATGCGCGCACGGCCTTGTTGCTAAATGGTGCGGCGACGATACGGCCGACCGAGAAGGGCGTATCACGCTCAATCCGATCAAGCATATTGATTTGTGGGGAACTATTATCATTCCGGTTATGCTTGCGGTTACCAATGCGGGAATCCTCTTCGGCTGGGCGAAACCTGTTCCTGTGAACCCGAACAACTTCAAAAATTACCGCCGCGATGATATTTATGTTTCCATGGCAGGGCCGGCGTCAAATTTTATTCTTGCTTTTATTTCCGCGCTCCTCATTGTTATTATATCGCTTGTTTTTCAGAGCATTTCTCCTACATCGCAGACCAGCGTTCAAATGACCGAATTTGCTTTGGAATTCATGAAGTATAGTATTCAGATTAATCTGATCCTTGCGTTGTTTAATCTTTTTCCTATTCCGCCTTTAGACGGTTCGCACGTTGTGGCAAGCCTTCTGCCGCCGCACCTCGGCGATCAGTACCGAAGCTTAGGATTCATGGGTATGTTTATTCTAGTTGCCATGATGGCGCTGGGCATCATTGGCCGCGTAATGAGCCCGATCTTTGCTTTTTTGCTCGGCTTGTTAAATAGCTTGATCGTCGGTCTGTTAAATTAA
- the rsmI gene encoding 16S rRNA (cytidine(1402)-2'-O)-methyltransferase: MSGTLYIVSTPIGNLEDMTQRALRILKEVDLIACEDTRQTRKLLDHYQIKNQLTSFFEHNEIRKIPEVVAVLQSGKSVAVVSDSGTPTISDPAFKLVREARAQGVAVVPVPGANAAMAAISVSGLPTDSFIFEGFLPHKKGRQTAWKKLAEEDRTIVLYESPHRVLKTLTEIQEHLGERHVVIARELTKKFEEILQGSSSELKTHFEKHEPRGEFVILITGKKYFEKHFE; this comes from the coding sequence GTGAGCGGAACTTTATACATCGTATCGACGCCTATAGGCAATCTTGAAGATATGACGCAGCGTGCGCTGCGTATCCTAAAGGAAGTCGATCTCATTGCCTGTGAAGATACACGGCAAACTCGTAAGTTGCTTGATCATTATCAGATCAAAAACCAGCTTACGAGTTTTTTTGAACACAATGAAATCAGAAAAATACCCGAAGTGGTCGCCGTGCTCCAATCGGGGAAATCCGTTGCGGTCGTTTCCGATTCGGGAACGCCGACGATCTCCGATCCGGCATTTAAATTAGTTCGTGAAGCGCGCGCCCAGGGAGTGGCCGTCGTGCCTGTTCCCGGCGCCAATGCGGCCATGGCAGCGATATCCGTCTCAGGACTTCCAACGGACAGCTTTATTTTTGAAGGATTTTTGCCGCATAAAAAAGGACGCCAAACTGCTTGGAAAAAATTAGCCGAAGAAGACCGGACGATTGTCTTGTATGAATCGCCGCACCGTGTTTTAAAAACATTGACGGAGATACAGGAGCATTTAGGTGAAAGGCATGTGGTCATCGCGCGTGAACTGACAAAAAAATTCGAAGAAATCTTGCAAGGCAGTTCGTCTGAATTGAAAACCCATTTTGAAAAGCACGAACCAAGAGGGGAGTTCGTGATCTTAATTACCGGTAAGAAATACTTCGAAAAGCATTTTGAATAG
- the rnpA gene encoding ribonuclease P protein component, with amino-acid sequence MTDYFVISELQMASETLPKKIIIHRRDEIERLFQSGRKISGQFVYFLYLPIEETKLVPMQIGFMCGKKIGNAVTRNYYKRLLREVFRKNKSFFKGFQTLIIAQNSIPRSDFTSLQEDIILTAKKIK; translated from the coding sequence TTGACGGATTATTTCGTAATAAGTGAGTTACAGATGGCGTCCGAGACGTTGCCCAAAAAAATAATCATTCACCGACGCGATGAAATTGAACGGTTATTCCAATCCGGCAGGAAAATTTCCGGCCAATTTGTTTATTTTCTGTATCTGCCGATCGAAGAAACGAAATTGGTGCCTATGCAGATCGGTTTTATGTGCGGAAAAAAGATCGGCAATGCAGTCACTCGGAATTATTACAAACGGCTATTACGGGAAGTTTTTCGGAAAAATAAATCATTTTTCAAAGGATTCCAGACATTGATCATCGCACAGAATTCGATACCGCGTTCTGATTTTACGTCACTACAGGAAGATATTATTTTAACGGCAAAAAAAATAAAGTGA
- a CDS encoding N-acetylmuramoyl-L-alanine amidase, whose amino-acid sequence MNFYFWKIAVVLFLILASVPTHAQEGSIRLVYPRQDMLVTATDSMLVLGQIQFQHSKLFINGQLISTTDDGAFIGYIGIDHEKINADSNFILECKVTAGDSTYTLNRQVKIPLSFKSPDSVKTFMDRNYLFPRDSIWLHAGDRVKITCRATPGASVSYSVINSDGTVIKKDQVLLESVVQHDLDESVFGNRKHSKQLRIPGVYSADCRINASFKNAVIRFYVKHGNDTVYADAPGRVSSWDDRDARVAELVSDVNNATVEPGRAYYYFLQKGIRCAVNGKMGNQIRLRLSESHAAWIPEKNVRYLPMGTPTPRTTVALIRVKKVGQKSVVQLVMSEKIPFRVEQTGERQLQLSLFGGISDTDWIRFDNKNDEVKNISWSQPENDVYRLTVDLKEPHHWGYETAYDGTNLIWTIRHKPNTKELRGLKICIDPGHSKDIGATGPRGTTERQANVETALALKKELESDGATIIMTHTDTSQNLSLYDRVAIANENKCDLFVSIHHNALPDGVNPFSQSLGPSVIYYHPQSKKLAESIQKKLVKRTKLHDFGVFQGNMAVCRNAEMPAVLVECAFLILPDQEKMIVDTKFQKKAAQGIRDGIKKFIK is encoded by the coding sequence TTGAATTTTTATTTTTGGAAGATCGCAGTTGTTTTATTTCTTATTTTGGCTTCGGTTCCGACACATGCTCAGGAAGGATCTATCCGCCTTGTCTATCCGCGCCAAGACATGTTGGTTACGGCAACCGATTCTATGCTCGTCCTTGGACAAATTCAGTTTCAGCATTCAAAGCTCTTTATCAATGGCCAACTTATTTCCACAACAGATGACGGCGCCTTCATTGGGTATATTGGCATTGATCATGAAAAGATCAATGCCGATTCGAATTTTATTCTTGAGTGTAAAGTTACGGCCGGCGATTCAACCTACACACTCAACCGACAAGTAAAGATTCCCCTTTCGTTCAAATCGCCGGACTCAGTAAAAACGTTCATGGATCGAAATTATCTTTTTCCCAGAGATTCCATTTGGCTGCACGCAGGAGACAGAGTTAAAATAACATGCCGTGCTACACCCGGGGCAAGTGTGAGCTACTCCGTGATCAATTCGGATGGAACCGTGATCAAAAAAGACCAGGTACTTTTGGAGTCGGTGGTGCAGCATGATTTGGATGAATCGGTTTTTGGAAATAGGAAACATTCAAAACAATTACGGATTCCTGGTGTGTACAGCGCCGATTGCCGTATTAATGCTTCATTTAAAAATGCCGTCATTCGTTTCTATGTTAAACATGGCAACGACACGGTTTATGCCGATGCGCCTGGAAGAGTTTCATCATGGGATGATAGAGACGCGCGCGTGGCTGAATTGGTAAGCGACGTTAACAATGCAACTGTTGAACCCGGCCGCGCCTATTATTATTTCCTGCAAAAGGGAATACGCTGCGCCGTGAATGGAAAGATGGGAAATCAAATTCGCCTAAGATTATCAGAGTCTCATGCTGCCTGGATTCCTGAAAAAAATGTGCGTTATCTTCCCATGGGAACGCCGACTCCGAGAACAACGGTTGCCCTGATTCGCGTAAAAAAAGTCGGTCAGAAGAGTGTGGTTCAATTAGTTATGTCGGAAAAAATTCCATTCAGAGTTGAACAGACCGGTGAACGGCAACTTCAATTGTCGTTGTTTGGCGGAATCAGTGATACGGATTGGATCCGGTTTGACAATAAAAATGATGAGGTCAAAAATATATCATGGTCTCAGCCGGAAAATGATGTATACCGTTTGACCGTTGATTTGAAAGAACCGCATCATTGGGGATATGAAACAGCGTATGACGGAACAAATTTAATATGGACGATTAGACACAAACCGAATACAAAAGAACTCCGCGGTTTGAAAATCTGCATTGATCCGGGACATTCCAAAGATATCGGAGCAACCGGCCCTCGCGGAACGACAGAACGCCAAGCCAATGTGGAAACAGCTCTTGCGCTAAAAAAAGAATTGGAGTCCGACGGTGCGACGATTATCATGACACACACGGATACTTCTCAAAACCTGTCGCTGTATGACCGGGTCGCCATTGCGAATGAAAACAAGTGCGACCTTTTTGTGAGTATCCATCATAACGCACTGCCGGATGGAGTGAACCCTTTCAGTCAATCACTGGGGCCGTCCGTGATCTATTATCATCCGCAAAGTAAAAAACTGGCTGAGTCTATACAAAAAAAACTGGTCAAACGGACCAAACTGCATGATTTTGGGGTCTTTCAAGGCAATATGGCGGTTTGCCGTAATGCGGAAATGCCGGCGGTGTTGGTTGAGTGCGCCTTTTTGATATTGCCGGATCAGGAGAAAATGATTGTTGATACAAAATTTCAGAAGAAAGCGGCACAGGGTATCAGAGATGGAATTAAGAAGTTCATAAAATAG
- a CDS encoding tetratricopeptide repeat protein, translated as MFEETFRKNDSALLREAEYHFHQGYQYQMSGHIREAIEHYKKSIDLFPTSEAHTFLGWAFSFEGDYRAAISECETAIALDPDFGNPYNDIGAYLLSLEQLDEAVIWFERAKEAKRYDARHYPYFNLGRIKERQGDWLSAEEEYGKALELYPEYESAKESLHRVQSLLQRRN; from the coding sequence ATGTTTGAGGAAACATTCAGAAAAAATGACAGTGCGCTTTTGCGTGAGGCCGAATATCATTTTCATCAGGGCTATCAATATCAAATGAGCGGCCATATACGTGAAGCGATAGAGCATTACAAAAAGTCCATTGACCTCTTTCCAACCTCTGAGGCGCACACTTTTCTTGGCTGGGCATTTAGTTTTGAAGGCGATTATCGGGCAGCGATTTCAGAATGCGAAACAGCAATCGCTTTAGACCCGGATTTTGGAAATCCGTATAACGATATCGGCGCGTATCTTTTGAGCCTTGAGCAATTAGACGAGGCGGTTATTTGGTTTGAGCGCGCCAAAGAGGCCAAACGGTATGACGCCCGCCACTATCCGTATTTTAATTTAGGTAGAATTAAGGAAAGACAGGGCGATTGGCTTTCCGCGGAGGAAGAGTACGGAAAAGCGCTGGAATTGTATCCTGAATATGAATCGGCAAAAGAGTCACTGCATCGGGTTCAAAGCCTTTTGCAGAGGCGCAATTAG
- a CDS encoding tetratricopeptide repeat protein yields the protein MTDSIKAIPVHGLLILFSLNSAALAQSEIEQGRELFNNKKYAEARSIFEKILNGSDHQAEAHYYLGSIYLRFDRDADKAIDHLERAIEAENSNAKYHLMLSNALGAKAMQSNMLKQAFLAPKIKKAMEKAVELDPNYPEARMALTQFYVMAPGIMGGSIEKAKEQADALVKLDAYQGFMAYGSIYNHEEDWQSAEVYFKKAIAAQPLKAAPYHQLGYMYLKQKRTKEAVELFKKMVEYDPANANSYDSLGDGYVADNKLDDAIDAYKKAVSVDPKFGPSVFNLAKCYEKKNMKKEAKDNYKRYLALVPTGSQADEARSKLDE from the coding sequence ATGACTGACAGTATAAAAGCTATTCCGGTTCATGGATTGTTGATCTTGTTTTCTTTGAATTCAGCTGCATTGGCCCAATCTGAGATTGAACAAGGCCGGGAATTATTTAATAATAAAAAATATGCCGAAGCAAGATCGATTTTTGAAAAAATTTTAAATGGATCGGACCATCAAGCCGAAGCACATTATTATCTCGGGTCTATTTATTTGAGGTTTGATCGTGATGCCGACAAAGCAATCGATCATCTCGAAAGAGCCATTGAAGCTGAGAATTCCAATGCAAAATATCACCTGATGTTGTCCAACGCATTAGGTGCAAAAGCCATGCAAAGCAACATGTTAAAGCAAGCCTTTCTGGCCCCCAAGATCAAGAAAGCAATGGAAAAAGCCGTTGAACTGGATCCCAATTATCCAGAAGCAAGGATGGCGTTGACGCAGTTTTATGTGATGGCACCCGGTATCATGGGGGGAAGCATTGAAAAAGCGAAAGAACAGGCGGATGCATTGGTGAAATTGGATGCGTATCAAGGCTTTATGGCTTATGGGTCGATCTATAATCATGAGGAGGATTGGCAATCCGCAGAAGTGTATTTTAAGAAGGCAATCGCGGCTCAACCGCTAAAAGCAGCACCTTATCATCAACTTGGGTATATGTATCTCAAGCAAAAACGAACAAAGGAAGCGGTTGAGCTGTTCAAAAAAATGGTCGAATACGATCCGGCCAATGCTAATTCCTATGACAGTCTAGGCGATGGGTATGTAGCGGATAACAAATTGGATGATGCGATTGATGCTTATAAGAAAGCGGTTTCGGTTGATCCCAAGTTTGGTCCTTCGGTGTTTAATTTAGCCAAGTGTTATGAAAAGAAAAACATGAAAAAGGAAGCGAAGGATAATTACAAGCGTTATTTAGCGCTGGTTCCAACCGGCTCACAAGCCGATGAGGCGAGGTCGAAACTTGATGAATAG
- a CDS encoding FtsX-like permease family protein — MKIDLGENIKMAFNAVITNKLRSFLTLVGVVAGVASIIAVMTGIAVIQAKLDSDLSRLGSNTFQVQKWPAIGGPGQNWRKIQRRKPLTIEQADLIREKVKDAELVGAELWEQPAQLAHEDLKTNPNVSLAGGTPEFQINNNQMVGVGRFISDEDVKVGRKVIVIGSRIVNKIFPFKDPIDQIVKIGGYKYTVIGVYEELGDTPSGSGDNSACIPISAFVQQFGLKDSDGRDRSVNITVKARQGVQLDDLIEEVRGVLRIKRGVKPLEEDDFDIFSNDSMVRAFGEMTAVIKLVAIAMGGIALVVAGIGIMNIMLVSVTERTKEIGIRKAIGAKRKDIMLQFLIEAVVLCEIGGFIGIGVGVAIGNIVSFLVNVPVTIPYDWAIAGLIFCSFIGIIFGMWPASKASKLDPIESLRFE; from the coding sequence ATGAAAATTGATTTAGGCGAAAATATCAAAATGGCATTTAACGCCGTTATAACAAACAAACTCCGTTCATTCTTGACGCTGGTGGGTGTTGTTGCGGGCGTAGCTTCAATTATCGCGGTCATGACGGGCATCGCCGTTATTCAGGCTAAATTGGACAGTGACCTCAGCCGCTTAGGTTCGAATACATTCCAAGTTCAAAAATGGCCTGCGATCGGCGGTCCGGGACAAAACTGGCGAAAGATACAGCGACGCAAACCGCTTACGATCGAGCAGGCGGATCTTATTCGTGAAAAGGTTAAAGACGCAGAATTAGTCGGCGCTGAATTGTGGGAACAGCCTGCACAACTTGCGCATGAAGACCTGAAAACAAATCCGAACGTTTCCCTCGCCGGAGGAACGCCGGAATTTCAGATCAACAATAACCAAATGGTGGGAGTCGGGAGATTCATTTCCGACGAGGACGTAAAGGTTGGCCGGAAAGTAATTGTTATAGGTTCGCGCATAGTAAATAAAATATTTCCATTCAAAGACCCTATTGATCAAATCGTGAAAATCGGCGGTTACAAATATACGGTGATCGGTGTTTATGAAGAATTAGGAGATACGCCTTCCGGATCGGGAGACAACAGCGCGTGCATACCCATCTCGGCGTTTGTGCAGCAATTTGGCCTGAAAGATTCAGACGGCCGTGACCGGTCTGTCAATATCACCGTCAAAGCCCGGCAGGGAGTACAATTGGATGATTTGATCGAAGAAGTAAGAGGAGTCCTTCGTATTAAGCGAGGCGTGAAGCCGCTCGAAGAAGATGACTTTGACATATTTTCAAATGACAGCATGGTGCGTGCTTTTGGAGAAATGACGGCGGTGATCAAACTGGTAGCGATCGCGATGGGAGGAATTGCGTTGGTAGTAGCAGGCATAGGTATCATGAATATCATGTTAGTCTCGGTTACAGAGCGAACGAAAGAAATCGGAATTCGTAAAGCGATCGGCGCGAAACGAAAAGACATCATGTTACAATTTCTGATCGAAGCGGTGGTATTGTGCGAGATCGGCGGTTTCATTGGCATTGGGGTCGGCGTTGCGATTGGCAATATTGTCAGCTTCCTGGTGAATGTGCCCGTGACAATCCCCTATGATTGGGCAATAGCCGGATTGATCTTTTGCAGTTTCATCGGAATCATTTTTGGTATGTGGCCGGCCTCGAAGGCATCGAAACTTGATCCTATCGAATCACTGCGTTTTGAATAA
- a CDS encoding FtsX-like permease family protein: MKRLFYETIEAFRIALNAIRANKARGFLTTLGIVIGITAVSTTMTVMVGMRNSFQSQLSAMGTDVLYVSKHPWLIMDDWWKYRNRPQITFDESKKLKKALGDKIVAVNPSVGTVRPVKYESKTLEDIFVRGTTENELFTSSAVPEAGRFVTNLDVENSKYICVIGFDVKEKLFENKDPIGKKLKIGAYNFKIVGVIEKQGRFLGGLGGPNLDAQVAIPISTFLKSFGRSRGLQLAVKVKDMSLMDDTSDEITGAMRKIRKLKPTAGENFSINRQDTFTKVYDQIMGVVGLVGVLITSISLFVGGIGVMNIMFVSVTERTREIGIRKAIGAKRKTILVQFLFEAAMICLIGCVIALILSYIISYVINIFFTAQLSIGVVLVAVLIAIVVGILSGFLPALKASRLDPIDALRYE; this comes from the coding sequence ATGAAACGACTGTTTTACGAAACAATAGAAGCGTTCAGAATCGCGCTCAACGCGATTCGCGCCAATAAAGCACGAGGATTTCTTACCACTCTCGGTATTGTCATAGGAATTACGGCCGTATCTACAACGATGACGGTGATGGTGGGCATGAGAAATTCATTTCAGTCGCAATTGTCGGCGATGGGAACGGATGTTCTATATGTATCTAAACATCCGTGGCTCATCATGGACGACTGGTGGAAGTATCGTAACCGGCCGCAAATTACGTTTGACGAAAGCAAAAAACTTAAAAAAGCATTGGGAGATAAAATCGTAGCGGTTAATCCCAGCGTGGGCACTGTTCGACCCGTCAAATATGAATCCAAGACGCTGGAAGATATTTTCGTTCGCGGAACGACGGAAAACGAGTTATTCACATCTTCTGCCGTACCGGAAGCGGGAAGATTTGTGACGAATCTCGATGTAGAGAATTCTAAGTACATCTGTGTGATCGGTTTTGATGTCAAGGAAAAATTGTTTGAAAACAAAGATCCTATCGGAAAAAAATTAAAAATAGGGGCCTACAATTTCAAAATAGTTGGCGTCATAGAGAAGCAAGGCCGATTTCTCGGTGGCTTAGGAGGGCCTAATTTAGATGCGCAAGTAGCCATTCCGATTTCAACTTTTCTAAAATCGTTCGGGCGTTCCAGGGGATTGCAGCTTGCTGTGAAGGTCAAGGATATGAGTTTGATGGACGATACATCGGATGAGATCACGGGCGCTATGCGAAAAATAAGAAAACTGAAGCCGACTGCGGGTGAGAATTTTTCAATAAACCGCCAGGATACTTTTACAAAAGTATACGATCAAATTATGGGCGTTGTCGGCTTGGTGGGGGTCCTTATTACGAGCATTTCCCTGTTTGTCGGCGGCATCGGCGTTATGAATATTATGTTTGTATCCGTGACGGAAAGAACTCGCGAGATCGGAATCCGAAAGGCGATCGGCGCAAAACGAAAGACCATTCTGGTCCAATTTCTTTTTGAAGCAGCCATGATCTGTCTGATCGGCTGCGTTATAGCATTGATTCTATCTTATATTATAAGTTACGTAATCAATATTTTCTTTACCGCGCAGTTGTCGATTGGCGTGGTTCTTGTTGCCGTTCTGATCGCAATTGTTGTCGGCATACTGTCCGGTTTTTTACCGGCCTTAAAAGCGTCGCGGTTAGATCCTATAGATGCATTGCGTTATGAATAA
- a CDS encoding ABC transporter ATP-binding protein — translation MVIDFRNMTKVYTIGTEQVHALRGVSMTIKKNEYIALMGPSGSGKSTMMNMIGCLDTPTSGEYLFEGQDVAKLTDDQLAEIRNKRIGFVFQNFNLIPRSDVFHNVELPMIYAGVGASERRSATLDAIEKVGLTERMKHKPNELSGGQRQRVAIARALVNNPSIILADEPTGNLDSKTGEEIMGVFEDLYKAGNTIILVTHEEDIASHARRVVRLKDGCIEVDEMMNGRKVFKKVLVDA, via the coding sequence ATGGTAATAGATTTCAGAAATATGACAAAAGTGTATACGATCGGCACGGAGCAGGTTCATGCGCTACGCGGGGTTTCTATGACGATCAAAAAAAACGAATACATCGCGCTCATGGGCCCTTCGGGTTCCGGTAAATCGACGATGATGAATATGATAGGGTGTTTGGATACGCCCACCAGCGGCGAATATCTTTTTGAAGGTCAGGATGTTGCAAAATTGACGGATGATCAATTAGCTGAGATCCGAAATAAACGGATTGGTTTTGTGTTTCAGAATTTTAATCTGATTCCTCGCTCAGATGTGTTTCATAACGTGGAATTACCGATGATCTATGCGGGCGTTGGTGCATCGGAACGCAGAAGCGCCACACTTGATGCGATTGAAAAAGTCGGCCTGACTGAACGCATGAAACACAAACCGAATGAACTTTCCGGAGGCCAGCGTCAGCGTGTTGCCATTGCGAGAGCATTGGTGAACAACCCGTCGATCATTTTGGCAGATGAACCTACCGGAAACTTGGATTCAAAAACCGGAGAAGAGATCATGGGCGTATTTGAGGATCTCTACAAAGCCGGGAACACGATTATCCTGGTAACCCACGAAGAAGATATTGCGTCGCACGCACGCCGCGTCGTTCGCTTAAAAGACGGTTGCATCGAAGTCGATGAGATGATGAACGGTAGAAAAGTATTTAAAAAAGTTCTTGTTGACGCTTAA